One stretch of Candidatus Aminicenantes bacterium DNA includes these proteins:
- a CDS encoding C69 family dipeptidase, whose amino-acid sequence MTPKSRLVILVSAVAVLALAGGPVFSGPQQAKPAAAISPAVCPTCGDVDPRLEACTVVLVGRLASIDGSVMTTHTCDCGSCDWTFRRIPAADHKPGEVRKIYHIGQFDAMSPALGLKWDRVGDSYTGLDLPQPAHTYGYIHGDFGYMNDKQVSIGESTIGAVAKIENTTSAPKFDITMLTLVAMERGGTAREAIQVMGALAEKYGYGFTDSGEMLAVADPKEVWLFEIMPAGALWTPTSGKPGAVWCAQRVPDDHVSVCPNESRIGEIDLSNKDMFMASPNVISFAVEQKLYDPKSGKPFNWKRAYDPTETSALASGGSRVRLWRFFNLVAPSLGLGPETPNMDLPFSAKPDKKLGLKDVIAIVRDRCEGTIFDPARGLQGGPFGNPNFLPYGFTLDGKKYNTSRIISVNRAEYVTITQARAGLPDPIGGLVWLAWGHQDTSCFMPLYNAMTEIPRGFQIG is encoded by the coding sequence ATGACACCGAAATCCCGACTCGTCATTCTCGTGTCGGCCGTCGCCGTCCTGGCACTGGCCGGCGGACCGGTCTTCAGCGGACCGCAGCAGGCCAAGCCGGCCGCGGCTATCTCCCCCGCCGTCTGCCCGACCTGCGGCGACGTCGATCCGCGGTTGGAAGCCTGCACCGTCGTCCTGGTCGGCCGCCTGGCCTCGATCGACGGCTCGGTCATGACCACCCACACCTGCGACTGCGGCAGCTGCGACTGGACCTTCCGCCGCATCCCCGCCGCCGACCATAAGCCCGGCGAAGTGCGCAAGATCTACCACATCGGCCAGTTCGACGCCATGAGCCCCGCCCTGGGCCTCAAGTGGGACCGGGTCGGGGACAGCTACACCGGGCTGGACCTCCCCCAGCCGGCCCACACCTACGGCTACATCCACGGCGACTTCGGCTACATGAACGACAAGCAGGTCTCGATCGGCGAATCGACGATCGGCGCCGTGGCCAAGATCGAGAACACGACCTCCGCCCCCAAGTTCGACATCACCATGTTGACGCTCGTCGCCATGGAGCGGGGCGGAACGGCCCGCGAAGCGATCCAGGTCATGGGTGCGCTGGCCGAAAAATACGGCTACGGATTCACCGACTCCGGCGAGATGCTGGCCGTGGCCGATCCCAAGGAAGTCTGGCTGTTCGAGATCATGCCGGCCGGCGCCCTTTGGACGCCTACGAGCGGCAAGCCCGGAGCGGTCTGGTGCGCCCAGCGGGTCCCTGACGACCACGTTTCGGTCTGCCCCAACGAATCGCGCATCGGCGAGATCGATCTGTCTAACAAGGACATGTTCATGGCCTCGCCCAACGTCATCTCCTTCGCCGTCGAGCAGAAGCTGTACGATCCCAAGAGCGGCAAGCCTTTCAATTGGAAGCGGGCCTATGACCCGACCGAGACGAGCGCCCTGGCCTCTGGCGGCTCGCGCGTCCGGCTGTGGCGGTTCTTCAACCTGGTCGCGCCCTCGCTCGGCCTCGGCCCCGAGACCCCCAACATGGACCTGCCCTTCTCGGCCAAGCCCGACAAGAAGCTCGGCCTCAAGGACGTCATCGCCATCGTCCGCGACCGTTGCGAGGGGACGATCTTCGATCCGGCCCGCGGCCTGCAGGGCGGCCCCTTCGGTAACCCCAACTTCCTGCCCTACGGCTTCACTCTGGACGGCAAGAAGTACAACACCTCCCGCATCATCAGCGTCAACCGGGCCGAGTACGTCACGATCACCCAGGCCCGGGCCGGCCTGCCGGACCCGATCGGCGGTCTCGTTTGGCTGGCTTGGGGCCACCAGGACACCTCCTGCTTCATGCCCCTCTACAACGCCATGACCGAGATCCCGCGCGGCTTCCAGATCGGC
- a CDS encoding pitrilysin family protein — MKTRTIAVLILLALAMALPASAAFKLPVPEKFVLKNGITVYFLRTTETPIVSFRLMLRGAGSAQEPAALEGIASLTAELLQKGAGSLDADAVAEAVDFMGARLAIGSSEEMVTVSADSLSEHFAKLLRIAADCIAIPSFKEDEFQKAVKTRRDGLKSVKDSPGAAVRYYFTKAYYGTHPLGHLGNGSEESLAKMTPADVKAYHQSYYGPAKAVAAVVGDIDKAALTTLLNATFGKWKGAAKVPAVTLPPLPKPQGIKLLLVDKPDANQAYWILGAPGYALGDPQTPAAAVMNTLFGGRFTSWLSTELRIKRGLTYGASSSFAVFSSGGTFTASSYTKNDKIGEMLQIAFDLLKKARTEGFSAEEVESSRNYIQGQFPPTLETNASKAGAYARLAFFSLGFDYYDRYLAGIQKSDQAAVKAAAARLLPSDGYVLVVVGKSAEIKAQLAKFGTWTEKKISDPGF; from the coding sequence GTGAAGACCCGGACGATCGCCGTCCTCATCCTGCTGGCCCTGGCTATGGCCCTGCCCGCCTCGGCCGCTTTCAAGCTGCCCGTTCCGGAAAAATTCGTCCTCAAGAACGGGATCACCGTCTATTTCCTGCGGACAACCGAAACCCCGATCGTGAGCTTCCGGCTCATGCTCCGCGGCGCCGGTTCGGCCCAGGAGCCGGCCGCCCTGGAGGGCATCGCCAGCCTCACGGCGGAGCTCCTGCAGAAGGGCGCCGGATCGCTCGACGCCGACGCGGTGGCCGAGGCGGTCGACTTCATGGGAGCGCGCCTGGCCATCGGCTCGAGCGAGGAGATGGTCACGGTCTCGGCCGACAGCTTGAGCGAACACTTCGCCAAGCTCCTGCGCATCGCCGCCGACTGTATTGCCATCCCCTCCTTCAAGGAGGACGAGTTCCAGAAGGCCGTCAAGACCCGGCGCGACGGGCTGAAATCGGTTAAGGATTCGCCCGGCGCCGCGGTCCGTTATTACTTCACCAAAGCCTATTATGGAACCCACCCCCTGGGCCACCTGGGCAACGGCTCCGAGGAGTCGCTGGCCAAGATGACCCCGGCCGACGTCAAGGCCTATCACCAATCCTACTACGGCCCGGCCAAAGCCGTGGCCGCCGTCGTGGGCGACATCGACAAGGCCGCCCTGACGACCCTGCTCAACGCTACATTCGGCAAGTGGAAGGGGGCGGCCAAGGTCCCGGCCGTCACTCTGCCCCCACTGCCCAAACCGCAAGGCATCAAGCTCTTACTCGTCGACAAGCCGGATGCCAACCAGGCCTACTGGATTCTGGGCGCTCCCGGCTACGCCCTGGGCGATCCCCAAACACCCGCCGCCGCCGTCATGAACACCCTCTTCGGCGGCCGCTTCACCTCGTGGCTCTCGACCGAGCTGCGGATCAAGCGTGGCCTGACCTACGGCGCTTCCAGCTCGTTCGCGGTGTTCAGCTCGGGGGGCACCTTCACCGCCTCTTCCTATACCAAGAACGACAAGATCGGCGAGATGCTTCAGATCGCCTTCGACTTGCTCAAGAAGGCCCGCACCGAGGGCTTCTCGGCCGAGGAGGTGGAGAGCTCGCGCAACTACATCCAGGGCCAGTTCCCGCCGACCCTCGAGACCAACGCCAGCAAGGCCGGGGCTTACGCCCGCCTGGCTTTCTTCAGCCTGGGCTTCGACTACTACGACCGCTACCTGGCCGGCATCCAGAAGTCCGATCAAGCGGCCGTCAAGGCCGCCGCGGCCCGGCTGCTGCCGTCCGACGGCTACGTCCTGGTCGTGGTCGGGAAGAGCGCCGAGATCAAGGCTCAGCTGGCCAAGTTCGGGACTTGGACCGAGAAGAAGATCAGCGACCCCGGTTTTTAA
- a CDS encoding pitrilysin family protein: MKRKIVFALLLTTALAAAATAAFRKQDVKVFSLDNGLKVLLVEDHAIPNVALYTYFRVGSRNERPGLTGVSHFIEHMMFNGSPKFGPGEFDRRMEFAGGANNAFTGNDMTGYTDWFPAAALESMMAMEADRMQDASFDPQVLESERGVVASERRNGENSNESILSENVQATAIMAHPYHWDVIGWMSDILGWKRGEILGYYHTYYAPNNAILILVGDFDPAKASDLIHRYYGPIPKGTPPPAVTTVEPPQMGPKRVLIRKEAQAPSFQAVWHAPAASDPDYLPLALLENALLGSTSSRLYKRLVREEQLALGVGGGVSETIDPMLFTIDVRPRPGADLARIEAVIEEELGKIKTNGITEAELQKSLNMIRSQYYFGLQSINGKAGALGQAEILYGSYEKAFNRMDDFGAVKRERIAEAARKVFNENNKTVGTLVPTGGEK; this comes from the coding sequence ATGAAAAGAAAGATCGTCTTCGCTCTCCTGCTGACGACCGCCCTGGCGGCGGCCGCGACGGCCGCCTTCCGCAAGCAGGACGTCAAGGTCTTCAGCCTGGACAACGGGCTCAAGGTCCTCCTGGTCGAGGACCACGCCATCCCCAATGTCGCCCTTTACACCTACTTCCGGGTCGGCTCGCGCAACGAGCGGCCGGGGCTGACGGGCGTTTCCCACTTCATCGAGCACATGATGTTCAACGGCTCGCCCAAGTTCGGCCCGGGAGAGTTCGACCGCCGGATGGAGTTCGCCGGCGGCGCCAACAACGCTTTCACCGGCAACGACATGACCGGCTACACCGACTGGTTCCCGGCCGCCGCCCTGGAATCGATGATGGCCATGGAGGCCGACCGGATGCAGGACGCGTCCTTCGACCCGCAAGTCCTCGAGTCCGAGCGCGGGGTCGTCGCCTCGGAGCGCCGCAACGGCGAGAACAGCAACGAGTCCATCCTGAGCGAGAACGTCCAAGCCACGGCCATCATGGCCCACCCTTATCATTGGGACGTCATCGGCTGGATGAGCGACATCCTGGGCTGGAAACGGGGCGAGATTCTGGGCTATTACCACACGTACTATGCCCCCAACAACGCGATCCTGATCCTGGTCGGCGACTTCGACCCGGCCAAGGCCTCCGACCTCATCCATCGCTACTACGGGCCGATTCCCAAGGGCACGCCCCCGCCGGCGGTGACCACCGTCGAGCCGCCCCAGATGGGGCCCAAGCGGGTTCTGATCCGCAAGGAGGCCCAGGCGCCCTCGTTCCAAGCGGTTTGGCACGCGCCCGCGGCTTCCGACCCCGACTATCTACCCTTGGCCCTCCTGGAGAACGCCCTCCTCGGCAGCACCAGCAGCCGGCTCTACAAGAGGCTGGTCCGCGAGGAACAGCTCGCCCTCGGCGTCGGCGGCGGTGTGTCCGAGACGATCGATCCGATGCTCTTCACGATCGACGTCCGGCCGCGGCCCGGTGCCGATCTGGCCCGGATCGAGGCCGTCATCGAGGAGGAGCTGGGCAAGATCAAGACGAACGGGATCACCGAGGCCGAGCTCCAGAAGTCCCTGAACATGATTCGCAGCCAATACTATTTCGGGCTGCAGTCGATCAACGGCAAGGCCGGCGCCCTAGGCCAGGCCGAGATACTCTACGGCAGCTACGAGAAAGCCTTCAACCGGATGGACGACTTCGGTGCCGTCAAGAGAGAGCGGATCGCGGAGGCCGCCCGCAAGGTCTTCAACGAGAACAACAAGACGGTCGGGACGCTCGTCCCGACGGGAGGTGAGAAGTGA
- a CDS encoding ABC transporter permease codes for MHPVDQIKTFASLLADEIYHTFSYLRRRRGVLPGEVVHQLYAMGYRSAPIVCLITFLIGITISMTSAAQLKMFGADIYLADLVGIAMIKELVPLMAGIMLAGKIGASITAEIGTMSLMDEIDALTTMGVAPVRFLMVPRLIAITLAVPLLVALADFVGIAGGAFVARTTLGIPITAFLREILTVVTLRDFLTGLGKTLVFGWAVVIAAGFKAFTLERGAEGVGKATTESVVLSIALIIGLDCVFAFVLY; via the coding sequence ATGCATCCGGTCGATCAGATCAAAACGTTCGCGTCCCTTCTCGCCGACGAGATCTACCACACCTTCTCCTACCTGCGTCGTCGGCGCGGGGTTCTGCCGGGCGAAGTCGTCCATCAGCTGTACGCCATGGGCTACCGGTCGGCGCCCATCGTCTGCCTGATCACCTTCCTGATCGGCATCACCATCTCCATGACCTCGGCCGCCCAGCTCAAAATGTTCGGGGCCGACATCTACCTGGCCGACCTGGTCGGGATCGCCATGATCAAGGAGCTGGTCCCGCTGATGGCCGGCATCATGCTGGCCGGCAAGATCGGGGCCTCGATCACGGCCGAGATCGGGACCATGAGCCTCATGGACGAGATCGACGCCCTGACCACCATGGGGGTGGCGCCGGTCCGGTTCCTGATGGTGCCCCGACTCATCGCCATTACCCTGGCCGTGCCCCTCCTGGTCGCCCTGGCCGATTTCGTCGGCATCGCCGGCGGCGCCTTCGTGGCCCGGACGACCCTGGGCATCCCGATCACCGCCTTTCTGCGCGAAATCCTGACGGTCGTCACCCTGCGCGATTTTCTGACCGGACTGGGAAAAACGCTCGTCTTCGGCTGGGCCGTGGTCATCGCGGCCGGGTTCAAGGCCTTCACCCTCGAGCGCGGGGCCGAGGGCGTGGGCAAGGCGACCACGGAATCGGTCGTCCTGTCCATCGCCCTGATCATCGGGCTGGACTGCGTCTTTGCCTTTGTTCTGTATTAG
- a CDS encoding ATP-binding cassette domain-containing protein, which yields MDIIQVRDLDVGYGAETIVRGLSFTVPVGRITVIVGESGSGKSTLLKTLIGLLPPLRGEVLLSGERIDFGSDRELRRFYRRIGVLYQNSALLNSLTLYENIALPIRMHHRDWAREKEAERVNAMLSRVGLDGHGAKYPFELSGGMRKRAALARAMVLEPDLVFCDEPSAGLDPITSSGLDALLNDLRTAHGVTFVVVTHELRSIARIADRILVIRDGRLHFNGEYSDATASPDSYLQAFFLRKAAS from the coding sequence ATGGATATCATACAGGTCCGCGATCTCGATGTCGGCTACGGGGCCGAAACCATCGTGCGTGGACTGAGCTTCACCGTCCCCGTCGGCCGGATCACCGTCATCGTCGGCGAAAGCGGGTCGGGCAAGTCCACTCTACTTAAAACCCTGATCGGGCTGCTGCCGCCGTTGCGGGGCGAGGTCCTCCTGTCCGGCGAACGGATTGACTTTGGCTCCGACCGGGAACTTCGCCGCTTCTACCGGAGGATCGGTGTCCTGTACCAGAACAGCGCTCTGCTCAACTCGCTGACCCTTTACGAGAACATCGCCCTGCCCATCCGGATGCATCATCGGGACTGGGCGCGGGAAAAAGAGGCCGAGCGGGTGAACGCCATGCTCAGCCGAGTCGGGCTGGACGGCCACGGGGCCAAGTACCCCTTCGAGCTGTCGGGCGGGATGCGCAAGCGGGCCGCTCTGGCCCGGGCTATGGTTCTCGAGCCCGACCTGGTCTTTTGCGATGAGCCTTCGGCCGGACTCGACCCGATCACCTCATCCGGATTGGACGCCCTCCTGAACGATCTCCGCACCGCCCACGGCGTGACCTTCGTCGTAGTCACCCACGAGCTTCGCTCGATCGCCCGCATCGCCGACCGGATCCTGGTCATCCGCGATGGACGTCTTCATTTCAACGGCGAATATAGCGACGCGACAGCTTCGCCCGATTCCTATCTTCAGGCCTTTTTCCTGAGAAAGGCGGCGTCATGA
- a CDS encoding MlaD family protein, which yields MISKEQKTRLTVFSLASLALFILFLALLVVPMLKSRGLRYVINFTGTSVNGLVSSSPVKYQGVEVGKVSDISVHPDDLASIRVRLELSRAFPVKKDMTATLAFGGITGSKFIELAGGSNGSQRLPPGGEILTARGLSERAEDIVTNIDTAVRRINNLLGPENQTRISAFLENTEKSAAIISGVLEAKRENLANAITNIEKAANDFGAVTENLRKITGDLSGLTSKLDANAGDALGNLTKRFSDEEMGKVLRNLESFIEVASSSLKKIENIIIVQQVDLKSTVESMSAAVDNLSKLSRDLMEDPTMFLRNRKGKK from the coding sequence ATGATCAGCAAAGAGCAGAAGACGAGGCTGACGGTCTTCAGCCTGGCTTCACTGGCCCTGTTCATCCTCTTCCTGGCCCTTCTTGTCGTCCCCATGCTCAAGTCCCGCGGCCTTCGCTACGTCATCAACTTCACCGGGACGTCGGTCAACGGATTGGTCTCGAGCTCGCCCGTCAAGTACCAGGGGGTGGAGGTAGGCAAGGTGTCCGACATCAGCGTCCATCCCGACGACCTGGCCTCGATCCGGGTCCGGCTGGAGCTTTCCCGCGCCTTCCCGGTCAAGAAGGACATGACCGCGACCTTGGCCTTCGGCGGCATCACCGGATCCAAGTTCATCGAGCTGGCTGGCGGCAGCAACGGCTCCCAGCGGCTGCCGCCCGGAGGCGAGATCCTGACCGCCCGCGGCTTAAGCGAGAGGGCCGAGGACATCGTGACCAATATCGACACGGCTGTCCGGCGGATCAACAATTTGCTGGGGCCGGAGAATCAGACCCGGATCTCGGCCTTCCTGGAGAACACCGAAAAAAGCGCGGCCATCATCTCCGGCGTCCTGGAGGCCAAGCGGGAAAACCTGGCCAACGCCATCACCAACATCGAGAAGGCGGCCAATGACTTCGGCGCCGTGACCGAGAACCTTCGCAAGATCACGGGCGATCTGAGCGGCCTGACCTCCAAGCTCGACGCCAACGCGGGGGACGCCCTGGGCAACCTGACCAAGCGATTCTCGGACGAGGAGATGGGCAAGGTCCTGCGCAACCTGGAGAGCTTCATCGAGGTCGCCTCCTCCAGCCTGAAGAAGATCGAGAACATCATCATCGTCCAGCAAGTCGACTTGAAGTCCACCGTGGAGAGCATGAGCGCGGCGGTCGACAACCTGTCCAAGCTGTCACGCGATCTGATGGAGGATCCGACCATGTTCCTGCGCAACCGCAAGGGGAAGAAGTGA
- a CDS encoding ABC-type transport auxiliary lipoprotein family protein: MKKTVLLMFLTASLWACFSASPDKTYLQLHLEAAGAPPPVFDKALFIDRIVVDELYDDFRIIYRVTPFEINYYAYSFWAEKPARMVRDTLEHYFAEKKTFRRILPDATRGEPDWILRTAIHAIEEIDSVTSWSARLAMELEMVEAKTGAILATRRFDRREPIGRKDVAAVPPVLSRILVEELDAFLRAIEGR, encoded by the coding sequence ATGAAAAAAACCGTCCTCCTGATGTTCCTGACCGCGAGCCTCTGGGCTTGCTTCTCGGCCTCGCCCGACAAGACCTACCTTCAGCTTCACCTGGAAGCGGCGGGCGCCCCGCCACCGGTCTTCGACAAGGCCCTGTTCATCGACCGCATCGTCGTCGACGAGCTTTATGACGACTTCCGGATCATTTACCGGGTCACGCCGTTCGAGATCAACTATTACGCATACAGCTTTTGGGCCGAGAAGCCCGCCCGGATGGTCCGCGATACCCTGGAGCATTATTTCGCCGAAAAGAAGACTTTCCGCCGGATCCTGCCGGATGCGACACGGGGCGAGCCCGACTGGATCCTGCGTACGGCCATCCACGCGATCGAAGAGATCGATTCGGTGACGTCCTGGTCGGCCAGGCTGGCGATGGAACTGGAAATGGTCGAGGCCAAGACGGGGGCCATCCTGGCCACGCGCCGCTTCGATCGCCGCGAGCCGATCGGCCGCAAGGACGTGGCCGCCGTCCCCCCGGTCCTGTCCCGCATCCTGGTCGAGGAGCTGGACGCCTTCCTGCGCGCGATCGAGGGTCGCTGA
- a CDS encoding amino acid permease produces MANALFRKKHLNQLLSDTETEGHRLRRALTVWDLIALGVGCIIGVGVFVLPGVEAAKHAGPGIILSFAIAGLACACSALCYAELAAMIPVAGSAYTYGYATLGELPAWIIGWDLLLEYMVAACLVAIGWSAYLTNLVNNILRPWKIAMPAALVNAPFEWSDALHKFVATGAVINIPAIFIVALLTILLVRGIKESSRINMIIVIIKLAVIVFFIVLAVWHVKPGLWHPFMPFGFGGVMTAAAIVFLAFVGFDAVSTAAEEAKNPQRDMPIAIMSSLAVATVLYMAVSAIMTGIVPYQQLGVPDPVALVLNQLKMPWASAIVSVGALAGITSVLLVLILAQPRILFAMSRDGLLPPGLSKVHRRFKTPHRTTILTGLIVAVASALMPIGVVAQLCSIGTLFAFIIVCSGVIVLRYTRPDIVRPFRTPVFPFLPALGVLLCGYLMANLPRTAWERFLVWLIIGLTIYVFYGRRKSVLNVPEASGPQA; encoded by the coding sequence ATGGCCAACGCCCTTTTCCGCAAGAAACACCTGAACCAGCTCCTGTCGGACACGGAGACGGAGGGCCACAGGCTCCGCCGGGCGTTGACCGTCTGGGACTTGATCGCGCTCGGCGTCGGCTGCATCATCGGCGTCGGCGTCTTCGTCCTGCCGGGCGTCGAAGCGGCTAAACACGCCGGCCCCGGCATCATCCTGTCCTTCGCCATCGCCGGCCTGGCCTGCGCCTGCAGCGCCCTCTGCTACGCCGAGCTGGCGGCCATGATCCCCGTCGCCGGATCGGCCTACACCTACGGCTACGCGACGCTGGGCGAGCTCCCCGCCTGGATTATCGGCTGGGATCTCCTCCTCGAGTACATGGTCGCCGCCTGCCTGGTGGCGATCGGATGGTCGGCCTATCTGACCAACCTGGTCAATAACATCCTCCGCCCCTGGAAAATCGCCATGCCCGCGGCCTTGGTCAACGCGCCCTTCGAATGGAGCGACGCGCTCCATAAATTCGTCGCCACGGGCGCGGTCATCAACATTCCCGCCATCTTCATCGTCGCGCTGTTGACCATCCTCCTGGTCCGGGGCATCAAGGAAAGCTCGCGCATCAACATGATCATCGTCATCATCAAGCTGGCGGTAATCGTGTTCTTCATCGTCCTGGCCGTCTGGCACGTCAAGCCCGGCTTGTGGCACCCCTTCATGCCCTTCGGGTTCGGCGGGGTGATGACGGCGGCGGCCATCGTCTTCCTGGCCTTTGTCGGTTTCGACGCCGTCTCGACGGCAGCCGAGGAGGCCAAGAATCCTCAGCGGGACATGCCCATCGCCATCATGAGCTCGCTGGCCGTCGCTACGGTTCTCTATATGGCGGTCTCCGCCATCATGACCGGGATCGTCCCCTACCAGCAGTTGGGCGTACCCGACCCGGTGGCCCTCGTCCTCAACCAGCTCAAGATGCCCTGGGCTTCGGCCATCGTCAGCGTCGGAGCCCTAGCCGGGATCACCAGCGTCCTGCTTGTCCTCATCCTGGCCCAGCCGCGCATTCTCTTCGCCATGTCCCGCGACGGCCTTCTTCCGCCGGGCTTGTCGAAAGTCCACCGGCGCTTCAAGACGCCGCACCGGACAACCATCCTGACCGGGCTGATCGTCGCCGTCGCCTCGGCCCTCATGCCGATCGGAGTCGTGGCCCAATTATGCTCCATCGGCACCCTGTTCGCCTTCATCATCGTCTGTTCCGGGGTCATCGTCCTGCGCTACACCCGGCCCGACATCGTCCGGCCCTTCCGCACCCCCGTCTTTCCCTTCCTGCCGGCCTTGGGAGTGCTGCTGTGCGGCTACCTGATGGCCAACCTTCCCAGGACGGCCTGGGAGCGGTTCCTGGTCTGGCTGATCATCGGGCTGACCATTTACGTCTTCTACGGCCGTCGCAAGAGCGTGCTCAACGTGCCGGAAGCGTCCGGCCCCCAAGCCTGA
- a CDS encoding cation diffusion facilitator family transporter, with translation MSKAARAPLAASDREKRAAALNSVIAAVFLTGMKIAVGLLTGSLGILAEAAHSGLDLVAAAMTLIAVTVSSRPADSNHPYGHGKVENLSALLETALLLLTCVWIIYEAVRRLFFQEVHVEASAWAFLVMAISILIDLTRSRMLKRAADKHHSQALEADALHFSTDVWSSSVVILGLALVGASKALGLPWLAKADAVAALGVSAIVVFVSFELGKKTITDLLDGVPATLREEVIQAAHVPGVLDVEQARIRRAGPELFVDVVVFVNRHEAFEHAHEISNQAKAAIRRALGQPGADIIVHVAPSREGGEDLVGLVRSLAARRHMDAHDILFHEEEGHLAVDLHLEIRDAERVGDAHEQASQFEADLREASPGLERIVTHLEPVRPRADTAAGAEAAEEERVRTVIADLAPRMGLRCRPHDFDIRTAADGVRVAFHCTVDAATGLEEAHHFTERFELALRRRLPRLGRVVIHIEPPEPPAN, from the coding sequence ATGAGCAAAGCCGCACGAGCGCCCTTGGCCGCTTCCGACCGGGAAAAGCGGGCCGCCGCCCTGAATTCCGTCATCGCCGCCGTCTTCCTGACCGGGATGAAGATTGCCGTCGGCCTCCTGACGGGCTCTCTGGGCATCCTGGCGGAGGCCGCCCACTCCGGCCTCGACCTAGTCGCCGCGGCCATGACCCTGATCGCCGTCACGGTCTCCAGCCGCCCAGCCGACTCCAACCACCCTTACGGCCACGGCAAGGTCGAAAACCTCTCGGCCCTGCTGGAGACGGCCCTTCTCCTTCTGACCTGCGTCTGGATCATCTATGAGGCCGTCCGGCGGCTCTTCTTCCAGGAGGTCCACGTCGAGGCTTCGGCCTGGGCCTTTCTAGTCATGGCCATCTCGATCCTCATCGACTTGACCCGCTCCCGGATGTTGAAGCGGGCGGCCGACAAGCACCACAGCCAAGCCCTGGAAGCCGACGCTCTCCACTTCTCGACCGATGTCTGGTCGTCGTCCGTGGTCATCCTGGGCTTGGCCCTGGTCGGCGCATCCAAGGCCTTGGGTCTGCCCTGGCTGGCCAAGGCCGACGCCGTGGCCGCCCTCGGCGTCTCGGCCATCGTCGTCTTCGTCAGCTTCGAGCTGGGCAAGAAGACCATCACCGACCTTCTCGACGGGGTTCCCGCGACTCTGCGGGAGGAGGTGATCCAGGCCGCCCACGTCCCCGGGGTCTTGGACGTGGAACAGGCCCGTATCCGCCGGGCCGGGCCCGAGCTCTTCGTGGACGTGGTGGTCTTCGTCAACCGGCATGAGGCCTTCGAACACGCCCACGAGATCTCCAACCAGGCCAAAGCGGCCATCCGCAGGGCCCTCGGCCAGCCGGGCGCGGACATCATCGTGCACGTCGCCCCCAGCCGGGAGGGGGGCGAGGACTTGGTGGGCCTGGTCCGCTCGCTGGCCGCCCGCCGCCACATGGACGCCCACGACATCCTCTTCCACGAGGAGGAGGGGCACCTGGCGGTCGACCTTCACCTCGAGATCCGGGACGCCGAACGAGTCGGGGACGCCCACGAACAGGCCAGCCAGTTCGAGGCCGATCTGCGCGAAGCCTCGCCGGGGTTGGAGCGGATCGTCACCCACCTCGAGCCCGTCCGGCCGCGGGCCGATACCGCAGCGGGGGCGGAAGCCGCCGAGGAGGAGCGGGTCCGGACGGTCATCGCCGATCTGGCGCCGCGGATGGGCCTGCGCTGCCGCCCCCATGATTTCGACATCCGGACCGCCGCGGACGGCGTCCGGGTCGCCTTCCACTGCACGGTGGACGCGGCCACGGGGCTCGAGGAAGCCCACCATTTCACCGAGCGCTTTGAGCTGGCCCTGCGCCGGCGCCTGCCCCGGCTGGGCCGAGTGGTCATTCACATAGAACCGCCCGAGCCCCCCGCGAATTGA